The genomic region ATTTTTTCATGGGGCCGAGCTCCTTTTGTAAAGGTTAAAACCTGAGCCTGTTAAAACCCTGGTCGACCCCCAGCCTGAGTATCTGTTTAAAAATGCCGGTGTCTATGGTGAACAGCATCGCAAGACAGGTTGCCAGGATCACTACCGAGAGCCATTTGGTGTATGGCCCGTTGGTCCTTGTAAATAGTATGACGGACAAAATGCCTATCAGTACAGGCCCGAGCGCGCTTATCCTGCCGAGGGGCACATGGTATCCTCCGACATACTGCGAACTGGCGCCCATTAAAGCGGCAAGATCAATATCAATTCGGAACAAGATGAGGACAAATTCCAAAACAAGAACTGCTAAAATGCCCCATGATGCCCATTTTGTTGAGGCCCCTTCTGTCCGGTAAACTTCATATGCAACAGCCGGAAGAAGAAAGATGAGCATGACAAGAGGGCTGGTTATCAGCAGTCCCCAGACCACCCCGGCAAGGGTCAGCAGGCTAAGCGCTGTACATATCTGAGGGGCGTATTTTACTGGTTTTGGCATTCTTATTCCTCCCTTTCTTTTGCTGACGCAAAACCTTTCCGCGTTCGCGGAAAGCTCCTTACTCGCTTCGTTCGTTCGGAGAGGGAGGGATTCGAACCCCCGGTAGAGTTGCCCCTACAGTAGTTTTCAAGACTACCGCCATCAACCGCTCGGCCACCTCTCCGTAACAGTCTTGAGCAATAGTGCGAGTCTTGAGTATTGAGCGCTGAAGACTAAATACTCAAACCCGTAACCAATACTTGACCATTATATAACATGACGATCCCAAATTAACCGCTCTTTTAAGTCGGCAAGCTAGATAGTCCCAAGGCTTCCCAGCAGCTGCTTAAAAACGGAAGAAGGCACGCTGACACCCCCTGTGAAAGGATAGTCGAAAACCATTATGGTGAACAGCACCATGGCAATTAGAGAGGACAAAAGGCATGTCATGCAAAGCTGCTCGATACGGTTCTCCGTCCCGAAGAAAAAAGTGAAAAGAACGGTCAAAGCCCCGCTGAGGATAAGGATGAACCATAGAACGGGATGAAGCCCGGTCCTTGCGTCCAATATCCTTTCTCTCCTCAGCTCGCTGGCATCGTTCAGCTTCTGGACGGATTCGGAAAAGAACACTTTCTGCATCTCTGTTTTTGGGGAATATCCCGTGTAAACATCCCAGACCTTAAGGAAGAGCTTGTTCGTCTTTTCGCTTGACCCTCCCTTTGCAAGAAGCGGCCACTCATCATCTACGGACGAGCTTATGTAGGCCGTTAGGGCTGCCCTTATCTTAGTTTGAGCGTCAGCAGACAGGGCAGCGGAATCTCTGTAAAGATCGGCGTAATAATTTGCCTCTTTTTCCAGATTGACCGATGTTTTATCAAAGGACTGCCAGGAAACTATTACCATAAAAGCCACGAGCACGGCGTACATCACGCCCATTGTGGAAAAGATGAAGCCGGCTATGTCGTTGTGCAGTCTTGATCTGTGTACCGGGATGAGTTTTCTAAAAACGAACAGTCCGGATGCCGCAAAAGCGCAAAAAAGCGCTACGAGCAGGAAGCCGAGCAAAGAGGTAGGGATGTAGTAAAGAAGTGCTTGTATTACAGTCATTATGTTCTCCTTCCAGGTATGATGATCACTGCAATTATACAGCAAACTCCTCGGATATGCGCAAAAATCAATGTGGCATTCTCGGCATTGTGTCAGTGATCTTGTTTGTTAATCTCTTCGGGACATGTGTAGGTTGCCTTGACTTAAGGACCTGCCGCAGTATAATTGTTATACGAAAGTAAAAAGGGGAACAACATGAAAATTGCCAGGCTGCCGGTTTGTTTGTGTCTTCTGACGGTAATGACCGCCGCAGTTTTTGCAATGGGGGAGGGGGCCTCGGACGAGATGAAGTTCATGGGCTCTTCGGATGTCATAAAACCTTCGCCCATAATGACCAAACTTACCAAAATAACAAGCACGGGGCATAATGTATACCCTGCCTGCGCCGGCGACGGGGATATAGCCTTTCAAACATATACCGAGGAAGAAACGGTTAACTCCGAGGGCAACAAAGTTCCTGTAGGTGTATTCAACATCATGATAAGCAACGGCAACACCTACAGCATGGTGACCAATGACAAGCATAAAAATGAGTTCCCCGCCTTTGTGAACGACCAAAAGATAATATTCAGTTCCAACAGGATGTGGAACGAAAAACTTTGGATAGCGGATGCTTCCGGCAAGGGCGGCCTTATACAGCTGACATCAAGCAATACCAACGACTTTTTCCCCAATGTTTCGCGCGACGGCAAAAAAGTGGTCTTCTCCTCTTTTATGAAATTTTTTACCCCGCCGCTTTCTGTCGCCAACCTCGGGGCAAGGTGGATGATCTGGG from Candidatus Margulisiibacteriota bacterium harbors:
- a CDS encoding DUF4239 domain-containing protein, translating into MTVIQALLYYIPTSLLGFLLVALFCAFAASGLFVFRKLIPVHRSRLHNDIAGFIFSTMGVMYAVLVAFMVIVSWQSFDKTSVNLEKEANYYADLYRDSAALSADAQTKIRAALTAYISSSVDDEWPLLAKGGSSEKTNKLFLKVWDVYTGYSPKTEMQKVFFSESVQKLNDASELRRERILDARTGLHPVLWFILILSGALTVLFTFFFGTENRIEQLCMTCLLSSLIAMVLFTIMVFDYPFTGGVSVPSSVFKQLLGSLGTI